One part of the Vibrio hyugaensis genome encodes these proteins:
- the manA gene encoding mannose-6-phosphate isomerase, class I, with translation MNSNTISSKCFFKMDNKIQNYDWGSRTAIHDLFGFANEAQQPQAEVWMGTHPNGCSIVKQGSTNVSLSELIKQDPSAFLSQSTAEAFGDLPFLFKILAADKALSIQVHPNKQDAELGYAKEQQLGVPLSAFNRNYKDANHKPELVYALTEYQAMNGFRPFDEIIAEFRLCDIPEINGYLEQFKRNPNQDGLCQFFVEILSMEEARKFNAVDHLLSYAAANQARPVCELILDLAEQYPNDVGLFAPLLLNVITLKPGEAMFLSARTPHAYIKGTGLEIMANSDNVLRAGLTPKHMDVEELVKCTDFIPKPMNTLLTQAVIDGCEHNFPVPVQDFKFSVFQEPKDQQVEMSSAEILMPIDADVTLLAKSGETLVLGKGQSAFIPAYVGSYTIRCEGRVARAFNG, from the coding sequence ATGAATTCGAATACTATTTCATCAAAATGCTTCTTTAAAATGGACAATAAGATCCAAAACTACGACTGGGGAAGCCGCACAGCTATCCACGATTTGTTTGGCTTTGCTAACGAAGCTCAGCAACCTCAGGCCGAAGTTTGGATGGGCACGCATCCGAATGGTTGCTCTATCGTTAAACAAGGAAGTACAAATGTGTCTTTATCAGAATTGATCAAGCAGGATCCGTCAGCATTTCTATCTCAAAGCACGGCTGAAGCCTTTGGTGACCTACCTTTCCTATTCAAGATTCTTGCGGCGGATAAAGCATTGTCTATTCAAGTGCACCCAAACAAGCAAGATGCGGAGCTCGGTTATGCAAAAGAACAACAGCTAGGTGTACCGCTGAGTGCATTCAATCGTAATTACAAAGATGCCAACCACAAGCCAGAACTGGTTTACGCACTTACTGAATACCAAGCAATGAACGGCTTTCGCCCGTTTGATGAAATCATCGCTGAGTTCCGCCTGTGTGACATTCCAGAGATTAACGGTTACCTAGAGCAATTTAAACGCAACCCTAACCAAGACGGCTTGTGTCAGTTCTTCGTGGAGATTCTTTCCATGGAAGAAGCACGCAAGTTTAACGCAGTGGATCACTTATTAAGTTACGCAGCAGCCAACCAAGCACGCCCTGTGTGTGAATTGATTTTAGACCTTGCTGAGCAATACCCGAATGACGTGGGTTTGTTTGCCCCATTACTGCTGAATGTTATTACGCTAAAACCCGGTGAAGCTATGTTCTTAAGCGCGAGAACGCCTCACGCGTACATTAAAGGTACCGGTCTGGAAATCATGGCGAACTCAGATAACGTACTTCGCGCTGGTTTAACACCAAAACACATGGATGTGGAAGAACTGGTTAAGTGTACCGACTTCATTCCAAAACCAATGAACACGCTACTAACCCAAGCAGTAATCGACGGCTGTGAGCACAACTTCCCAGTCCCTGTACAAGACTTCAAATTCTCTGTGTTCCAAGAGCCAAAAGATCAACAAGTTGAGATGAGCAGTGCGGAAATCCTAATGCCGATCGATGCAGACGTAACGCTTCTTGCAAAAAGCGGCGAAACATTAGTGCTTGGTAAAGGGCAATCGGCTTTCATTCCTGCTTATGTGGGTAGCTACACAATCCGTTGTGAAGGTCGCGTTGCTCGTGCATTTAATGGCTAA
- a CDS encoding DUF1501 domain-containing protein translates to MNTSRRNFIKGTASLGALATVGLPAYTLASPNDDFRALICVYLAGGNDAINTILPLSDFHYDQYADVRGKLSVAKNTIIPIGLNATDKQGNTVPLGMHPKLARLSEMFDNGDATVVLNSGILEQPMTKQAIESGEVPLPNQLFSHNSQTNSWLRGGMDEFTNLGWAGRMLDVMNPSSEITPLYSVHGDSLWLRGLEQRQTVLKKDRAVQLSALGNPLYKEIYDQLQSTPTNNPFSGHFNLMVDESMTMSGVLAQQLNDVDNAPLFTSSTLGKQMQTVYKLIASQGALNQHRQVFFVKHTGYDVHDSQLSKHPALLGDLATNLFAMYRAIEGLGMSDNVTTFTMSDFGRRMTNNGNGTDHGWGGHQLVIGGAVKGSQPIGTWPELVLGGEDDYSKGRLIPKIAADQVGATLTQWMGIGDNAALDYVFPNIRNFSTSNLGFMS, encoded by the coding sequence ATGAACACTTCACGACGAAATTTTATCAAAGGAACCGCTTCTCTTGGTGCATTAGCGACCGTTGGACTTCCGGCTTACACTCTCGCTTCCCCGAATGACGATTTTAGAGCCCTAATCTGTGTCTATTTGGCGGGGGGTAACGATGCGATTAACACCATATTGCCACTGTCTGATTTTCATTATGACCAATATGCAGACGTGAGAGGCAAGTTATCCGTTGCAAAAAACACTATTATTCCGATTGGGCTAAATGCGACAGACAAACAAGGTAATACCGTCCCTTTAGGGATGCACCCCAAACTTGCAAGGTTATCAGAGATGTTTGATAACGGTGACGCTACCGTTGTGCTCAATAGCGGAATTCTAGAGCAACCAATGACTAAGCAGGCGATTGAATCTGGTGAAGTCCCTTTACCAAACCAATTGTTCTCACATAATTCTCAAACAAATTCTTGGCTACGTGGTGGGATGGACGAATTTACCAACCTAGGTTGGGCAGGCAGAATGTTAGACGTAATGAACCCTTCTTCCGAAATTACGCCACTGTATAGCGTACATGGTGATTCCCTTTGGTTGCGTGGATTAGAACAACGTCAAACGGTGCTAAAAAAAGACCGAGCAGTACAACTGAGTGCCTTGGGCAATCCGTTATACAAAGAGATTTATGACCAACTCCAATCAACACCAACAAATAACCCTTTCAGTGGCCATTTCAATCTCATGGTTGATGAATCTATGACCATGAGTGGCGTTTTAGCTCAACAATTAAATGATGTTGATAACGCCCCTCTTTTTACTTCAAGTACGTTAGGTAAACAAATGCAAACCGTCTACAAACTGATTGCGAGCCAAGGTGCGTTGAATCAACATCGCCAAGTATTCTTCGTTAAGCACACTGGCTATGACGTCCATGATTCACAGTTGTCTAAGCATCCAGCATTACTTGGCGATCTCGCCACGAATTTGTTTGCTATGTACCGCGCCATCGAAGGTCTAGGCATGAGTGACAATGTCACGACATTTACTATGTCTGACTTTGGGCGAAGAATGACAAACAATGGTAACGGCACTGACCATGGTTGGGGTGGACATCAGCTCGTAATCGGTGGTGCGGTGAAAGGCTCTCAACCCATTGGAACTTGGCCTGAGTTGGTATTAGGTGGCGAAGATGACTATTCCAAAGGTCGTCTGATTCCGAAAATAGCAGCGGACCAAGTTGGCGCGACACTCACGCAATGGATGGGCATTGGTGATAACGCGGCGTTGGATTATGTATTTCCAAACATCCGTAATTTCTCAACCTCAAACTTAGGCTTCATGTCTTGA
- a CDS encoding potassium channel family protein, whose amino-acid sequence MKPMTREDNFYFLFFALIALFFGCAVMHQFYPDGQEFVLALLVVTLGASIAGINKKNKSNRTWYGVLLIVAVISYGMSFLEHLDLSILTLGALLVFLFSHIYSALKQVVLTKSVTTNHIIGSICIYLLLGLAWAVIYLLVLEFFPSSFTGLEAKPWLSNLFNALYFSFITLTTVGYGDISPTVPVAQFFVFFEAIVGSFYLAIMVASLVSIRLAQAQSE is encoded by the coding sequence ATGAAACCGATGACCAGGGAAGATAACTTTTACTTTTTGTTCTTTGCACTTATTGCGTTGTTTTTTGGCTGTGCCGTGATGCATCAGTTTTATCCCGATGGTCAGGAATTTGTTCTTGCTCTTTTGGTGGTGACGCTAGGTGCTTCGATTGCAGGCATCAACAAGAAGAACAAATCCAATCGTACATGGTATGGTGTGTTACTGATTGTTGCCGTCATCTCCTATGGTATGTCGTTTTTAGAGCATTTAGACCTGTCCATTTTGACGCTAGGTGCATTACTGGTTTTCTTGTTTTCACATATATACTCGGCGCTAAAGCAGGTGGTTTTGACCAAGTCGGTCACGACAAACCACATCATCGGTTCGATTTGTATCTATCTGCTGCTAGGGCTTGCGTGGGCGGTAATTTACTTGTTGGTGTTGGAGTTTTTCCCAAGCTCTTTCACAGGATTAGAAGCAAAACCTTGGCTGTCGAACTTGTTTAATGCTTTGTACTTTAGCTTTATCACATTAACGACAGTGGGCTATGGTGACATTTCACCGACGGTTCCGGTGGCTCAATTCTTCGTTTTCTTTGAAGCGATAGTCGGGAGCTTTTACTTAGCCATCATGGTGGCAAGTTTGGTGAGTATTCGTTTGGCTCAAGCACAGAGTGAGTAA
- a CDS encoding DUF1800 domain-containing protein: MRRQKQNEISCWVLGFVAMLLFFVGPVSADEDDPDRAIARFIYQTTFGPTPELLKQVEQISYQDWITKQILLPPTFHSDLYSTPFNKGAQANRENAWYQIALTADDQLRQRAAYALSQILVVSRYGGILSSKPDGLTNYYDLLVEHAFGNYRDLLLHTAKHPVMGNYLSMMGSAKENTVTGALPDENFARELMQLFTIGLYQLNLDGSVKFDQETGQPLATYSQTDIQELARALTGWNMSDTAFVKPMRVISNRHDTGEKTVLGTTIPAGLTADEELNRVVDILMAHNNIGPFVSKLLIQRFVTSNPTPEYVSRVASVFNNNGEGVKGDLSAVIKALLLDDEARGLTTHRPMKIKEPILVLTNFHRAAGLTLTASRYDGAVTLMNIANQGPMRSPSVFNFYSPDYQPSSDFVFTGMVSPEYELFDWSVYSELVDFMLYSVRKESDATYTLDMDELYSLLDNHPALVEAIDTRFFAKTASAELKQLMLDVLDNYQTNYVPKTKLALVIFTAISGSEFYIQD, from the coding sequence ATGAGACGTCAGAAACAAAACGAAATATCTTGTTGGGTGCTTGGCTTTGTCGCAATGTTGCTGTTCTTTGTAGGCCCTGTATCTGCCGATGAAGACGACCCAGATCGAGCGATCGCCCGTTTTATCTATCAAACTACATTTGGTCCAACGCCTGAATTGCTCAAGCAAGTTGAACAAATCAGTTATCAAGACTGGATTACAAAACAAATTCTTCTACCTCCTACTTTTCACAGCGATCTTTACTCCACGCCCTTCAATAAAGGTGCACAAGCCAATCGAGAAAATGCTTGGTATCAAATAGCACTTACCGCCGACGATCAACTTAGACAAAGAGCAGCATATGCTCTTAGTCAAATTTTAGTGGTTTCCCGATATGGTGGCATTCTGTCTAGCAAGCCAGATGGCTTAACAAATTACTACGATTTGCTGGTTGAACATGCATTTGGCAACTATCGAGATTTGCTTTTACACACCGCCAAGCACCCTGTGATGGGTAATTACCTATCTATGATGGGCAGCGCGAAAGAAAACACCGTAACAGGAGCCCTACCAGACGAAAACTTTGCTCGGGAATTAATGCAGTTATTTACCATTGGTTTGTACCAACTCAACCTTGATGGCAGCGTTAAATTTGATCAAGAAACGGGCCAACCGTTAGCGACGTATTCACAAACAGACATACAAGAATTGGCACGCGCTCTGACTGGTTGGAACATGTCAGATACTGCGTTTGTGAAGCCGATGCGGGTGATTAGCAACCGTCATGATACAGGAGAAAAAACGGTACTTGGCACCACCATCCCTGCTGGCTTAACAGCAGATGAAGAACTAAATCGAGTGGTTGATATATTGATGGCACACAACAATATTGGCCCATTTGTGTCTAAGTTGTTGATTCAACGGTTTGTGACTTCTAATCCAACACCAGAATACGTTTCACGAGTCGCGTCGGTCTTTAACAATAACGGTGAAGGAGTGAAAGGCGATTTAAGTGCGGTAATTAAAGCCCTTTTGTTAGATGACGAAGCCAGAGGCTTAACCACTCACCGCCCAATGAAAATCAAAGAGCCAATTCTTGTTCTTACCAATTTTCATCGTGCTGCGGGATTAACCCTTACCGCATCGCGATACGATGGCGCTGTGACGTTAATGAACATCGCTAATCAAGGACCTATGCGTTCTCCTTCCGTATTCAACTTCTACTCACCCGATTACCAACCTTCATCAGATTTCGTTTTCACGGGCATGGTCTCACCCGAATACGAGTTGTTTGATTGGTCTGTCTACAGCGAACTGGTCGACTTTATGCTCTATAGCGTTCGAAAAGAATCCGATGCCACTTATACCCTTGATATGGATGAACTCTACAGCTTGTTAGACAACCATCCAGCGTTGGTCGAAGCCATTGATACTCGCTTCTTTGCTAAAACCGCTTCTGCGGAGCTGAAACAACTCATGCTCGATGTACTCGATAATTATCAGACTAACTATGTACCAAAAACCAAACTAGCCTTGGTGATCTTTACAGCGATTTCTGGCAGCGAATTTTACATTCAAGATTAG
- a CDS encoding HlyD family secretion protein: MSENEKQKQPTEVAENKETNKKDKVKTVTNYLLLFIVVMLGFSIVSDRIIPVTDNARVKGYIVPIKPQVSGNVLDIKVRPNQLVEEGDELAVLDKSDYEIAVKQAEENLEIAGQNVGAQTASIASAQARLTSAIVERQNTEAQANRVLAMAEKGVVSKSDADKARASLATARANVVNAEADLEKAKQQLGAEGEDNSQVKAALLALEQAQLNLERTVIRAPTQGGVSNFSLAEGFYASAGQPIMTFVSTEDIWIEAYFRENSLGNVSIGDEVEIALDFVPGKVIKGKVSSIDWGVDWGQNQQAGKLAQANQQTGWLRQTQMLPIAIEFDREEVTGMLRVGGQADVIVYSGDNFVFNTLGKLWIRLLSVLSYVR, from the coding sequence ATGTCCGAGAACGAAAAACAAAAACAGCCAACGGAAGTGGCAGAAAACAAAGAGACGAATAAAAAAGACAAAGTAAAGACGGTTACCAACTATCTGCTTTTGTTCATTGTCGTCATGCTCGGGTTCAGCATTGTGTCAGACCGCATCATTCCAGTGACTGATAATGCGCGCGTTAAAGGCTATATCGTGCCGATAAAACCTCAGGTTTCTGGCAACGTTTTAGATATTAAGGTTCGTCCGAACCAACTTGTTGAAGAAGGTGACGAGCTCGCCGTTCTCGACAAATCAGATTATGAAATTGCAGTGAAGCAAGCCGAAGAGAATCTTGAAATCGCAGGGCAAAACGTTGGTGCGCAAACCGCATCAATCGCTTCGGCACAAGCAAGGTTAACTTCAGCGATTGTTGAACGCCAAAACACAGAAGCGCAAGCCAACCGTGTTCTTGCGATGGCGGAGAAAGGTGTGGTTTCTAAATCAGATGCAGACAAAGCACGAGCGTCATTGGCAACCGCAAGAGCGAACGTAGTAAATGCAGAAGCGGATCTTGAAAAAGCGAAGCAACAACTGGGTGCCGAAGGCGAAGATAACAGCCAAGTAAAAGCAGCATTGCTGGCACTTGAGCAAGCTCAACTGAACTTAGAACGTACTGTGATTCGTGCGCCAACTCAAGGCGGTGTTTCAAACTTCAGCTTGGCCGAAGGCTTCTATGCTTCAGCAGGTCAGCCAATCATGACGTTCGTGTCGACAGAAGACATTTGGATTGAGGCGTACTTCCGTGAAAACAGTTTAGGCAACGTCAGCATTGGTGACGAAGTAGAAATCGCCCTCGATTTTGTTCCTGGCAAAGTCATCAAAGGCAAAGTTAGCAGCATCGACTGGGGTGTCGATTGGGGACAAAACCAACAAGCGGGTAAGCTCGCGCAAGCTAATCAACAAACAGGTTGGTTACGCCAAACGCAAATGCTACCAATCGCTATCGAGTTTGATCGTGAAGAAGTAACAGGAATGCTACGTGTTGGCGGGCAAGCAGATGTGATTGTCTACAGCGGTGACAACTTCGTGTTCAACACGCTTGGCAAACTTTGGATTCGTCTACTGAGCGTACTGTCTTATGTCCGATAA
- a CDS encoding DUF2955 domain-containing protein has product MSDNLSIDNATQRRILRFTIGVGLAVFLAAWINWQLAFVAPVFTAKFLVDKPNLHRETIYELLLALIATMGLGLLLSGGITQYPIVLLIAVGLMMAWGYYLFTDPKWNLFATILLIAVLMLPFMAINNPAVSLVLASGLAISGAVSVAIFALVHIYLPEPDSEFAGYAAPPIGSEQRWHASFRAMLISFPVVCFFFVFQISEALLTMMFVALLSLMITSEKSVKLSAFLIISNGIGGILAILAFSILAIVPSIFFYTAFIALLAVLIGKKIYTVPEKAPIFATAFSTLLVLIGSTLMSSGDIDSNTFIRIFQLVLVGTYMILASLFLETRQWKFLQT; this is encoded by the coding sequence ATGTCCGATAATCTGAGCATTGATAACGCAACTCAACGTCGGATTCTGCGCTTCACCATTGGTGTAGGTCTGGCGGTGTTTCTCGCTGCTTGGATTAATTGGCAACTGGCGTTTGTCGCGCCGGTATTTACCGCGAAGTTCTTGGTCGATAAGCCAAATCTTCATCGAGAAACGATTTACGAGTTGCTGCTGGCATTGATTGCCACCATGGGGTTGGGGCTGCTTCTTTCAGGAGGCATTACTCAGTATCCAATTGTTCTATTGATTGCCGTCGGTCTGATGATGGCATGGGGTTACTACTTGTTTACTGACCCCAAATGGAATCTATTCGCGACCATTTTGTTGATTGCGGTATTGATGTTGCCATTTATGGCAATAAACAATCCAGCGGTTTCCTTGGTTCTCGCAAGTGGCTTGGCGATTTCTGGAGCGGTATCGGTGGCGATTTTTGCTCTGGTTCATATCTATTTACCAGAACCAGACAGCGAGTTCGCTGGTTATGCGGCTCCACCAATTGGCAGTGAACAACGTTGGCATGCGTCATTTCGAGCCATGTTGATTTCATTTCCAGTGGTGTGCTTCTTCTTTGTCTTTCAGATTTCAGAAGCGCTGCTCACCATGATGTTTGTCGCGTTGCTGTCTTTGATGATTACGTCAGAGAAGTCAGTCAAATTAAGTGCGTTCTTAATCATCAGTAACGGTATTGGCGGGATACTTGCCATCTTGGCTTTCTCGATTCTCGCTATTGTGCCAAGCATATTCTTTTACACCGCCTTTATTGCGTTATTGGCGGTATTGATAGGGAAGAAGATTTACACCGTGCCAGAGAAGGCACCGATATTCGCCACGGCGTTCAGTACCCTGCTTGTCTTAATCGGCAGCACGCTAATGAGCTCTGGAGATATCGACAGCAATACATTTATCCGAATCTTCCAATTGGTGTTGGTCGGGACGTACATGATCCTCGCATCACTCTTTTTGGAAACCCGACAATGGAAGTTTTTGCAAACATAA
- a CDS encoding AI-2E family transporter, giving the protein MKASNDFSKQAIDAAIKIGAVALLIWWCFSILSPFIMLVVWGGIIAIALNPVMMSLHNRLGISKGKASALLSTIGVLLLLIPLIALSSGLYTSGTEVVTGLQDGTLVVPKPQESLKEIPVVGDKLFVAVNYASTNMEGFLVKYGEQVKGFLSQAASIVGSVSGGFIQFIISTMIAGAFMSNAEVCQKGFTKLADRLTNKKGEALIDLSKSTVRSVVQGVIGVALIQSVMAGVGMVAVGVPAAALWMVAVILIAIVQLPPILALIPAIIYVFSVESTLVAGIFLVWCILVSASDAVLKPVLLSRGSDTPMLVTLLGALGGMAMSGIVGLFVGAVVLSLTYQLMVNWLDEDDTEANKAMSIDQKAKEEDKAEVAS; this is encoded by the coding sequence ATGAAAGCTTCAAATGATTTCTCTAAACAGGCGATAGACGCCGCTATCAAGATCGGAGCCGTAGCGTTACTGATCTGGTGGTGTTTCTCTATCCTCAGTCCATTCATTATGTTGGTCGTGTGGGGCGGCATTATTGCCATCGCTCTCAACCCAGTCATGATGTCCCTTCATAATCGCTTAGGTATCTCAAAAGGTAAGGCGAGTGCGCTCCTCAGCACTATCGGTGTGCTGTTACTTTTAATTCCACTTATCGCGCTCTCATCTGGTCTTTATACCAGTGGTACCGAGGTAGTCACTGGGTTGCAAGATGGCACTTTAGTTGTACCTAAGCCACAAGAAAGCTTAAAAGAGATCCCTGTCGTGGGCGACAAGCTGTTCGTTGCGGTTAACTACGCATCGACCAACATGGAAGGCTTCTTAGTCAAGTATGGCGAGCAAGTGAAAGGCTTCCTTTCTCAAGCAGCGTCCATCGTTGGCTCGGTAAGTGGTGGATTCATCCAGTTCATTATTTCGACCATGATTGCTGGTGCGTTCATGAGCAATGCAGAAGTGTGCCAGAAAGGCTTTACCAAGCTGGCTGACCGCCTCACCAACAAGAAAGGCGAAGCGTTGATTGATCTTTCAAAATCGACCGTTCGCAGTGTGGTTCAAGGTGTGATTGGTGTTGCTCTGATTCAATCGGTTATGGCAGGTGTTGGTATGGTCGCAGTAGGCGTTCCTGCTGCTGCGCTTTGGATGGTGGCCGTTATTCTGATTGCGATTGTTCAATTGCCGCCGATTCTGGCATTGATTCCTGCGATTATTTACGTGTTTAGCGTCGAATCGACACTGGTTGCTGGCATCTTCCTAGTCTGGTGTATTTTGGTGAGCGCGAGTGATGCGGTACTGAAACCAGTACTTCTAAGCCGTGGTTCTGACACACCAATGCTTGTTACATTGTTAGGTGCTCTGGGTGGTATGGCAATGTCTGGTATCGTAGGTCTGTTTGTTGGTGCCGTGGTACTGAGTCTGACTTACCAGTTGATGGTGAACTGGTTAGATGAAGATGACACTGAAGCAAACAAAGCAATGAGCATTGACCAAAAAGCGAAGGAGGAAGACAAAGCAGAGGTGGCATCATGA
- a CDS encoding helix-turn-helix domain-containing protein, with product MPNQTFHLPVIQTNYARILVEVFADYGLDKHKLLSDAGLPADLFQTESDYIPSESIKRLIHLTSSQLGITKFTDLLVLVFRRRVIPNVLHQFVPFQTIGDSMQHIDEIFSLDSPGSNVSFETHHGHAWFCRYSEQKDTQIANWSEAFAVIYIIELISILTKTAWYPSKVRLQGSNSDIVKSVVPSQCQIFVGQEKTGVYIPADILNVPIQISDSQLGAEPSQIQWHTSFTDSVFELLRPYVRERNLSIEEAAQLLSYSVRTFQRKLKNEGTSFRHIKESLMFSVSCELMEEGHSLTYISNQLGYTSISHFSRAFKRVSGLSPKVYKQSIALNASSTS from the coding sequence ATGCCAAATCAAACGTTTCATCTACCTGTCATTCAGACTAACTATGCTCGAATCCTAGTCGAAGTCTTTGCCGACTATGGCTTGGACAAGCATAAGCTACTGAGTGACGCTGGCTTACCAGCGGACTTATTCCAAACCGAGAGCGACTACATTCCGTCTGAATCGATAAAACGTTTGATTCATCTTACTTCTTCCCAACTTGGTATAACGAAATTCACCGACTTATTGGTGTTAGTCTTTCGCCGCCGCGTCATACCCAATGTCTTGCATCAGTTTGTGCCATTTCAAACCATCGGCGATTCAATGCAGCACATCGATGAAATCTTCAGTTTAGACTCGCCTGGCAGTAACGTTTCTTTCGAAACCCATCATGGTCATGCCTGGTTCTGTCGATATTCGGAACAGAAAGACACGCAAATCGCTAACTGGTCTGAAGCATTTGCTGTGATTTACATCATTGAGCTCATTAGCATTTTGACCAAAACCGCTTGGTATCCAAGCAAGGTACGCCTGCAAGGCAGCAACAGCGATATCGTAAAAAGTGTTGTTCCTAGCCAGTGCCAGATATTTGTGGGTCAAGAGAAGACCGGTGTTTACATTCCCGCGGACATTCTTAACGTACCAATCCAAATATCGGACTCACAGTTAGGCGCTGAACCGAGTCAGATTCAGTGGCATACAAGTTTTACCGATAGCGTGTTTGAACTCCTGCGCCCTTATGTCCGAGAGCGTAATTTGTCGATAGAAGAAGCGGCTCAGTTGCTGAGCTATTCTGTTCGAACCTTTCAAAGAAAGTTAAAGAATGAAGGCACTTCTTTTCGACATATTAAAGAGTCATTGATGTTCTCTGTTTCTTGTGAATTGATGGAAGAAGGACACTCTCTCACTTATATATCCAATCAACTTGGCTACACCAGTATTTCGCACTTTTCGCGCGCCTTTAAAAGAGTGTCCGGGTTATCTCCTAAAGTGTATAAACAGTCGATTGCGCTGAACGCATCCAGCACTTCGTGA
- a CDS encoding MFS transporter, which translates to MFGLFQSPSYNQAPLSKDQVDERYRYWRLHIMLGMYLGYAGFYFTRKTFNYAAPAMIADLGLDKADIGMIGTLFYITYGLSKFISGTISDRSNPRFFMGVGLIATGLINIAFGFSSSLVALAALWVMNAWFQGWGWPSCSKLLTTWYSRSERGFLWAIWNTAHNVGGALIPLLVGFLTFHYSWREGFIVPGIIGVILGVIVCWRLRDKPTTQGLPTVGQWRDDKLELAQENHGQGLNYKEILKQYVFNNKYIWLLAFSYVLVYIVRTAINDWGNLYLTEQHHYSLINANAALSMFEIGGFVGSLVAGWGSDKLFGGNRGPMNLLFAAGIFLSVAALWLMPLTNFAFQAAGLFSIGFFVFGPQMLIGMAAAECSHKDSAGAATGFVGLFAYMGAALSGYPLALILEGYSWTGFFITISVCAAVIGLLLLPFLQAQPSRKPLAPKLRL; encoded by the coding sequence ATGTTTGGATTATTTCAGTCTCCGAGCTACAACCAAGCTCCCCTTAGTAAAGACCAAGTGGATGAACGTTATCGTTATTGGCGTCTGCACATCATGCTGGGCATGTATCTCGGTTATGCGGGCTTTTACTTCACTCGCAAAACATTTAACTACGCCGCACCCGCGATGATTGCTGATTTAGGTTTAGATAAAGCCGATATCGGTATGATTGGTACGCTTTTCTACATCACCTATGGTTTATCGAAGTTTATCTCGGGCACCATTTCTGACCGTTCTAACCCTCGCTTTTTCATGGGTGTCGGTTTAATCGCGACGGGCTTGATCAATATCGCATTTGGCTTCTCTAGCTCTTTGGTTGCACTCGCAGCACTTTGGGTAATGAACGCTTGGTTCCAAGGTTGGGGTTGGCCTTCGTGCTCTAAGTTACTTACCACTTGGTATTCGCGCTCAGAACGTGGTTTCTTGTGGGCCATTTGGAACACCGCCCATAACGTAGGCGGCGCTTTAATTCCCCTACTTGTTGGATTTCTTACGTTCCATTACAGCTGGCGAGAAGGCTTTATCGTACCGGGCATTATCGGCGTCATTCTTGGTGTCATTGTTTGTTGGCGCTTGCGCGATAAACCGACCACTCAAGGACTGCCAACGGTTGGTCAATGGCGTGATGACAAGTTAGAACTGGCCCAAGAGAATCACGGACAAGGTCTTAACTACAAAGAAATCCTCAAACAATACGTGTTCAACAACAAGTACATTTGGTTGCTCGCATTCAGCTATGTACTGGTTTACATCGTCCGCACCGCCATCAATGACTGGGGTAACTTGTACCTGACAGAACAACACCACTACAGCCTAATCAATGCCAACGCTGCATTGTCGATGTTTGAAATCGGTGGCTTTGTTGGTTCTCTAGTGGCTGGTTGGGGCTCGGATAAATTGTTCGGTGGTAACCGAGGCCCAATGAACCTATTGTTTGCCGCAGGTATATTCCTATCTGTCGCAGCACTATGGTTAATGCCTTTAACCAACTTCGCGTTCCAAGCTGCGGGACTGTTCTCGATTGGCTTCTTTGTGTTTGGTCCACAAATGTTGATTGGCATGGCTGCAGCGGAATGTTCACACAAAGATTCTGCTGGTGCTGCCACGGGCTTTGTTGGTTTGTTTGCTTATATGGGAGCTGCACTTTCTGGCTACCCATTGGCATTGATTCTTGAAGGGTACAGCTGGACTGGATTCTTTATCACTATCTCGGTATGCGCAGCCGTTATTGGCTTGTTGTTATTACCGTTTTTGCAGGCTCAACCTTCGAGAAAGCCGCTCGCTCCCAAGCTTAGGTTATAG